In Apus apus isolate bApuApu2 chromosome 25, bApuApu2.pri.cur, whole genome shotgun sequence, the following proteins share a genomic window:
- the LOC127394367 gene encoding keratin, type I cytoskeletal 42-like, whose protein sequence is MQNLNDRLASYLDKVRCLEQENADLECRIREWYAKQGPFCEPRDYSCYYKEIEDLQNQIVCATIDNNKIILNIDNSRMTADDFRVKYETELALRQSVEADINGLRQVLDQLTLCRSDLEAQLESLREELCCLKKNHEEEMNCLRKQSTGDVSVEVNACPGPDLRKILEEMRCQYETLIERNRKEVEDWYECKIEEVNREVITSGQEVETCNNQVTELRRQLQALEIDLQAQLSQRDNLESSLAETECRYNNHLAELQSQITCVEQQLADLRAEMECQNQEYKILLDVKCRLEQEIHTYRCLLEGGQQDLM, encoded by the exons ATGCAGAACCTTAATGACCGCCTGGCTTCTTACCTGGACAAGGTGAGATGCCTGGAACAAGAAAATGCTGACCTGGAGTGCAGAATCAGGGAGTGGTACGCCAAGCAGGGCCCTTTTTGTGAGCCACGGGACTACAGCTGCTATTATAAAGAAATAGAAGATCTTCAAAATCAG ATTGTCTGTGCAACCATAGACAACAACAAGATCATTCTGAACATTGATAACAGCAGGATGACAGCCGATGACTTCCGAGTGAA GTACGAGACGGAGCTGGCCCTGCGCCAGAGCGTGGAGGCTGACATCAATGGGCTGCGCCAGGTCCTGGACCAGCTGACGCTCTGCAGGTCTGACCTGGAGGCACAGCTGGAGTCGCTGCGggaggagctctgctgcctgaAGAAGAACCACGAGGAG GAAATGAACTGTCTGAGGAAACAATCGACTGGAGATGTGAGTGTGGAGGTCAATGCCTGCCCAGGCCCAGACCTCAGGAAGATCCTGGAGGAGATGAGGTGCCAGTATGAAACACTGATTGAACGCAATCGCAAAGAAGTTGAGGATTGGTATGAGTGCAAG ATTGAGGAGGTGAATCGGGAGGTTATTACAAGCGGGCAGGAGGTAGAGACGTGCAACAATCAAGTCACTGAACTGAGACGCCAATTGCAAGCCCTGGAGATCGATCTCCAGGCCCAGCTCAGCCAg AGGGACAACCTGGAATCTTCACTGGCTGAGACAGAATGTCGCTACAACAACCACCTTGCTGAGCTCCAGAGCCAGATCACATGcgtggagcagcagctggctgaCCTACGTGCAGAAATGGAGTGCCAGAACCAGGAGTACAAGATCCTGCTGGATGTCAAATGTCGTCTGGAGCAGGAGATCCACACGTACCGCTGCCTGCTGGAGGGCGGGCAGCAGGACCTGATGTGA
- the LOC127394355 gene encoding keratin, type I cytoskeletal 19-like: MSCNIKETITVSSKGRSSGGSCIIGGGGGARISSYGMGSGRGFSGRSYCGGVNYGGGLSVGSLAGGSYGGGNCYGNGLGYGLGGGVVVGGLGSDCLLSSCDEKVTMQNLNDRLASYLDKVKCLEKENAELECRIREWYATQGLSCEPRDYSCYYKEIEDLQNQIVCATIDNNKIILDIDNSRMAADDFRVKYETELALRQSVEADINGLRQVLDQLTLCRSDLEAQLESLREELCCLKKNHEEEMNCLRKQSTGDVSVEVNACPGPDLRQILEDLRCQYETLIARNRKEVEDWYECKIEEVNREVITSGQEVETCNNQVTELRRQLQALEIDLQAQLSQRNNLESSLAETECQYNNLLGELQNQITCVEQQLAEIRAEIECQNQEYKTLLDVKCRLEQEIQTYRCLLEGGQQDLIHGGGIGVGTGVGGGVIRTSHTYTTTSTSHCQPQVPPCKTGDIQVTCRRICD; encoded by the exons ATGAGTTGCAACATTAAGGAGACTATTACTGTGTCTAGCAAAGGCaggagcagtggtggcagctgtatcattggtggtggtggtggagcaCGGATTTCTTCCTATGGGATGGGCAGTGGCAGAGGTTTTTCTGGAAGGAGCTACTGCGGTGGAGTGAATTATGGAGGGGGACTGAGTGTTGGTAGCTTGGCTGGTGGGAGCTATGGAGGTGGCAACTGCTATGGCAATGGCCTCGGTTATGGCCTTGGAGGTGGTGTGGTTGTTGGTGGTCTTGGTAGCGACTGTTTGCTTTCATCCTGCGATGAGAAGGTCACCATGCAAAATCTCAATGACCGCCTGGCTTCCTACCTGGACAAGGTGAAGTgcttggagaaggaaaatgctgaatTGGAATGCAGGATCAGAGAGTGGTACGCGACACAGGGCCTCTCCTGTGAGCCCCGGGACTACAGCTGCTACTACAAGGAGATTGAAGACCTTCAAAATCAG ATTGTCTGTGCAACCATTGATAACAACAAGATCATTCTGGACATTGATAACAGCAGGATGGCTGCCGATGACTTCCGAGTGAA GTACGAGACGGAGCTGGCCCTGCGCCAGAGCGTGGAGGCTGACATCAATGGGCTGCGCCAGGTCCTGGACCAGCTGACGCTCTGCAGGTCTGACCTGGAGGCACAGCTGGAGTCGCTGCGggaggagctctgctgcctgaAGAAGAACCACGAGGAG GAAATGAATTGTCTGAGGAAACAATCAACTGGGGACGTGAGTGTGGAGGTCAATGCCTGCCCTGGACCAGATCTCAGGCAAATCTTGGAGGATCTGAGGTGCCAGTATGAGACACTGATAGCGCGCAACCGCAAGGAAGTTGAGGATTGGTATGAGTGCAAG ATTGAGGAGGTGAATCGGGAAGTTATTACAAGTGGGCAGGAGGTAGAGACGTGCAACAACCAGGTTACTGAGTTGAGACGCCAATTGCAAGCCCTGGAGATCGATCTCCaagcccagctcagccag AGAAATAATTTGGAATCCTCTCTGGCTGAGACTGAGTGTCAGTACAACAACCTGCTCGGTGAGCTACAGAACCAGATCACCTGCGTGGAGCAGCAATTGGCAGAAATAAGAGCGGAAATAGAGTGTCAGAACCAAGAATACAAGACTTTGTTGGACGTTAAGTGTCGTCTGGAGCAGGAGATTCAGACCTACCGGTGCTTGCTGGAAGGAGGACAGCAGGACCTTAT TCACGGAGGAGGAATCGGAGTAGGAACTGGTGTAGGAGGAGGAGTCATTAGGACAAGCCACACTTACACTACAACTTCAACTTCCCATTGCCAGCCCCAAGTCCCACCCTGCAAGACTGGTGACATACAAG tgaccTGCAGAAGAATTTGTGATTAA